From Chrysemys picta bellii isolate R12L10 chromosome 1, ASM1138683v2, whole genome shotgun sequence:
AAGCTTAGCATGTGGGCAGAGCTTAGTACCACTACTgtttttcccccagttcagtcctaGGGGACTGGAGGGAAATAGAGTACTTAGATAAATCACATTTCTTAGCTATCTTCCCCCAGATTCTTCTTTTGTCCATTTAGGACTTCCCTGGGATTTGCCAGTATCAGAGACCTTCTGGAGCTTGTGTAGCTCAGTTCCAAATAATAGAGAGCATCCCAGTTGTAATGGCCATGATTAGAACAATCAGTCAGAGTTAGGGTTTCCaatattgtatttaaaaatacaggACAAACTTCAGATGTCCCCAATCTTGACTTGAACCTCTGGGGACAAGttcctttccctccacccccatgcttcctagagtttctctctctccagctctggaTACAGCAGAGAACCCAGGGCCTCAGATGCTGAGCCAGGAGCTGCTGAGATTCCTGTTCAGGTTCTGCTTGGGTGCCAGGAGCTGAGTTGGAGGCTACAATTGCTTGTCTTTGCCTGCTACAGTGCTGTGCACCCTGTTGGGGATGTTGGCAGAGACTCAGCGCACTAGGAGGCTACACCTGGGAGTACTGACCCCCCCTGCCAGATAGAGCCCCTTCCTGATCCTGGCCCTTCAGTACAGGTCCGGGGCACATATCCCCATCCACTTGCCCTGCCAGATGGAGCTTGAGCAGGGAAAGCAGATGGGGCTGCACTCAAGAGCTGAGGAGAGGAACCTGtccggggggaaggaggagggagcagtACTCATGGGTGCAtctttccactcccctcccaatcCTGGCCCTTGAGCATGGCCCCATCTGCTTTCCCCACgcagcactgaagggccaggGATGAAAGTGGAAAGATGTCCCCATGAGTACTGTCCCACTGCTGTTGAAATATGGGATAAAAAGCGTTCCATACTGATTTAGTATGGGACAGgcaattttctatttaaattagGGAGGTACCTTGTAATATGGgactgctgcagggctggctccaggcaccagcttgggaagcaggtgcttagggcggccactccggagaggggcggcaggtccagctattcggcgggcggtccctcactcccgctcggagcaaagaACCGctcgccgaagtgccgccgcagatcgcgatcgcggcttttttttttttttggctgcttggggcgaccaaaaccctggagccggccctggactgcTGGCAACCCCATTCAGAGTGAACAACATCTGATTCCCAAAAACTAATACATAAAATGCCTTTTATTTTTCACAGAATGTAATGGACAAAAGCAGTAATTATAATTAGAGCCTTATGTATTTCACAAatgcaaaataaagaaataaaacaaaaatgaacagTAAATGGACATAAAATGAAACTCAGCCTGCAGCGGCAGCTCCTGCCCCCTGGGGTTGGGCCCAGCTCCCTAATCTAGGTGCTGTGACCTGGCACACGAGGTCACAACGCTTCTCAGCTTtggcctggccacacctccatcATAATGGGAAGGCAGGTTGGTCAAATTTGGaattgcagtgccactcactcaaatttggcccagttgCCCCCTCTCATCAAGACAGAGGAGCCAAACCTGAGTGTACTGTAACCTCAAGGgccagctggagtggggagccggGTCTTGCCCTGCAGAACAGGAGCTGCTGTTCCAGTGTGAATATGGGGCTGGCTTACTCTATAGCTTCCCCCGCAGGGTCTCCCACCCTTCAGGGGCAGGACCTTGACTTTCTCATGGAAGAGAGgctaatggggggagggttggggctcagtgggggaggaggataggagagGTGTCCCTGGGACTAATGGGGGATGGGGTTATGGTGCACAGTGGGGGAGGGAAAATATTTAAGTGATGGGGAGGGGTTTCTGGGGCTTGGGGCGATTGAGGTTCAATGtgagagagagactatataaggGGACATAGAGAAACCTGGGGATACAgagggggattggggtggggggactggtGAAGGAAGTCAGAGGGGTTGGGAAGATCCAGGCTGTTCCATGAGGTTTGTGTCTCTGAGTGGGCATGGAGAAGTGGGAGTTATTTGGAAGCTGTAGTAGTAGGTAAATTTCAAGGGGGGAACCCTAAGGAGCTGTCTGAGGTATTTTGAGGTGGCTAACTGTCGTGGGGGTTGGTGAGTTTCTCAAGGCATAGAATAATGTTAATAAATGATGTTGTATAGATAAACTGGGATTTATACACTGTTTTGATTTATATATGGTCATGTGacatattttattaatataaatgtaataaaaagaaataaaacaacattttattggataaaacaaaacagaaattcacaaaaaatgataaaaaataaaaagaatttcaCAGGGCTCTAGTTATaatgttcattttttaaagatgtttatGTGTTTTACTAGAATGTTGATATAAGGAGAGAGCTGGCAGGTGCAGAAATAAAATGGAGAAGCCATTCAGAGGCTTTGCCAACAAAATAATTATATCTAGGAGCAGCataaatcttttttattttagcAAGAAACAACTAAATTATACTTTTAAAGACAACCTTTTTCATTTTCTATTATAAAACGAAGTTTCAAACTTTAGATTTCTGATCCAAATAAAGAAATATTACAAATAGGTCAGTGATAACGAGACAGCGACTTATTCTATCCTTTAAAGACCGTGCTTTTTGGGTGCATCATCATTAGCAAAAAAGGAGAGTTCTTCACTCGAGTTAACTAGCACAAGGTAAATCTTATTGAAGACAAGACAGTTTGTAGTTCTCACATGAGTTAGCAGGTCAAGGTAAATTACAGGCTTTCCCATAGTCTTCATCTTCACCTGCTAACTCATGTataaactacaaactgccttcaATATAATTTCACCTCATGTTagttaacttgagttaagaacacacctttttcctagtgaagacaaggcctttgaAACCACAATGATGGTTTAGTGGTACACAAAACTACCATATAATGGTATGTGTTGAAAACTGGGATTTGTTCAAAGTTCTCAGACCAACAAGGACTCTGCATCCTGCAGAGACATCATGCACAGGCCAAGGGAATCATGCACTGCCCTGCAGCTGACTCATAAACAATACTGAACAGGATCCAGAGGGAGTCACATCCGGCCCTCTTTGGCCAGCAAACAGCTGGAATCATGTAAGAGGAGTAAACGGCAGATAATGAGACTTCAGGGTTTAACAAGTCCCTGCCAAAATAGAATTTTATGACCATATTGTATACTTGGTACACAGCCCTGAGTAGGGACATATAAAGCTGCATCACCCCAAAGGGAACTCCAGGAGGGATTATACCTCCACAGAACACAGGAGGAATGCACATGCTTTACCATCCCTTAAGAATGAGGGCAttctccactctccccagctggcCAGTTCCTCTGGGATGATTTGCACTCTTTGTGTGCTAGGAGGGGAGAGTCCTTGCATGCCCATGATACCAGGGACTGGGACTGTGCTTGATTCTTCTGCAGAGGGCACAATGGGGCAAAGGAATCCTTGTGCCCTTCCCCTGAAACTGTATGTGCACCTAAACGAAAGCCAGCTAGAATCTAGCCCTGTATTTTGACAGCTTGCTAAATTTAATCTAAAGCGAATGAAAGTGGATCATCGAGAGCGTGAAAACATCTAAACAATAAGAAGTGACCTTAATGTCCCTGTCTGAGAAATTTTCAAGTTCTGAGTGAACCTAGTGTGCTGGTTGAACCACTTTGTAATGGTTCATTTTAAGTACCAGTCTCTGTGAAAATGTCTATTTTACACTTTCTAATATTCCACTTTTCTTCCTACACAGGGATTCCACATCCACCAGCTGTACCTCCTCGATTCAGAACAATATTAGCTCCAAACTCATATTTCAAAGGAATACTTTGACTGTTCCAGCTGTCACAGAAAGTAATTGGGGCCAACTGGATGTCAGAATGAAAGTGGTTACTATTATAATACTACTTTTCTTTTGTAAAGCAGCCTACTTTAGGAAGACAAGGAATGGGAGTTTGAGAAACAAAGCAAATAATGGAAGGACAAACAGCTTAAGAAAAGCATCTAGTACTGTTAAGCGTTATGCCCCAGGCCTCCCCTGTGATGTATATACTTATCTTCATGAGAAATACTTAGATTGCCAAGAAAGAAAACTGACTTTTGTGTCTCCTGATTGGCCTGAGGATTTAAGACACATGCTGCTAGCAAGAAATAGGATTCGCAAACTGAAGAATAATATGTTTTCCAAgtataaaacattaaaaagtcTGGATTTACAACAGAATGATATATCAAAAATTGGAAGTGAGGCTTTTTTTGGTTTAAACAAACTTACCACACTCTTACTTCAGCATAACCAGATTAAGATTTTATCAGAGGAAGTTTTTATTTATATGCCCCTTCTAAACTACCTGCGTCTTTATGATAATCCTTGGCATTGCACCTGTGAGATGGAAACTCTTATTACGATGTTGCAGGTTCCAACAAACAGGAACTTGGGAAATTATGCCAAGTGTGTACACCCAATAGAACTGAAAGATCAAAAGCTAAAGCAGATAAAAGCTGAACGTCTATGTACTGAAGAGGAAAGACTGGACACCAAAAATATAGCAGCAGCAAAGCCAAAAGTTGTCAAACCAGAATTTGATTCCTCTCTTTGTCATATTTATGTATTTCCCATGCAAACATTGGATTGCAAAAGAAAAGGTTTGTTTActtatttttaattcagtgacaaaGTTTAATGTTCTTGCTCCTTTGCTGTTATATTTCTTCTCTTGTTAAGTAGGTTATGGAAAATCAGTACAGTTCTAGaaattttttgctttatttttttttaaatagtactaACAAATTCTTTGTTCTTGTGATTATAAAGAGTGTAATTGCAGTATTTCATCTCCATTTtagagcccaattctgcaaaaaCTCCTGcatgtatttaattttattagCATGAAtactccaactgaaatcaataggagtgcTCCCAGTaacaaagttaagcacatacttaaattaTTGTAGCAGCAGAGCCTAGTTTTGACTGGTTTTACTCCAATAAAGCTACTTTTACATATGCCAATAAATCTATAAACGAAATTATAGTTGATTCAAAGTGACTGCACTGACAGAGGGAAGAGCACAGGAAGCTCTTCCCCCTGTTCCAGTGCACAAGGGTAGCCATAATTTGATAGCAGGGagctgccggcagcactcagagGCCCCAGAAAGGGCCCAGCTGAATGGAAAGACATTGTCGTCCCACCCTCTGTGTACCAGGTTTCCTGCATAGTGGAAAGTACCAGCTGTTCTTTTTGAACAGCTGTAGCAAGGGTACTCTCCCTGTTCTTCCTCCCAGTGCCCAGGAGGCATTTCAAAGTCATATGCTTCCAGGTACTGCTACTAGGAAGAGTGGTTCCTCCCTTCCCTAAATTCATCTCAGGGTCTTAGGAGCCATAACTGAACCCTAAGAGTAAATAGTTGCCCATCTGGGAGATGTGGACATATAAGTACAGGTTTGTCTATGCTTTTTATTTCCCATATTTTATCCCATGAGAACTACcaaagaaaaactaaaaaaattTCTGATGAGAACTGTTCTCTGGTTACACCCATTGCAAACTGCATTCAGTTCATGCTTCAACTTtacaaaacataaaataaaaacagtacAAAGATGTGGAAGTAGTCTACTTAGGGAGGATTTTGCCCAATTTTTGCAAATTACAACCTGTAGTGCCTGACCGTTGTACTATGTTAGCTATTTTTATCTCGTAATATGCTTGCCAAACTGCTGTGCTATTTTCTTCCATTTGCCTTACTGTGACTGTACATTTACAAAACTGCTTTTAttgtaaaaagaatgaggagtacttgtggcaccagaagtgggttttagcccacgaaagtttatgcccaaataaatttgttagtctctaaggtgccacaagtactcctcgtactttctgctgatacagactaacacagctaccactctgaaacctgcttttaTTGTGTTCCTGTCCCCTACCCTTGATTCCAGGGAGGCTCTGTCTTTGCTACTCTCTGTGTCAGCTAGAAGAAGGATAGACAAGCTCAGAAGTCAGTATGAGGAGACAAGAAATGTACATAAATTAAAGGCTTCAGTCTGTGACCACCTGGTGTACACAATCTGTATGtcatgtgcagggccggctccaggcaccagcctggcaagcaggtgcttggggcggccactccggagaggggcggcacgtccagctattcggcggcaattcggcggacagtccctcactcccgctcggagcgaaggacctcccgctgaattacCACcggagatcgcgatcgcagcttttttgtttatttgtttgtttggctgcttggggcggccaaaaccctggagccggccctggtcatgtGAGAAATCTTCTGTCCTCCTACCTCCTTTTCCCCAGTGCTcattcctgttcttcttcctcctccctcccccactctttcCCTATAAGGCTACTTCCTCCTTTTGATTTTCCCTATTACCCTTTCCTCCTGGCTTACTTTTATTCATTTCTTACTTGCCCTTGCAGTATAAGATATCACAGGGTCATCACTGTGCCATCATTACCCCTTAAGGCTCCAGTAAACATTACTACTGAACAAAGACAGGCACCTGatataaatatacaaatataaGGAATTCAGAGTGAATGTGAATTTCCAGGCTGATACTTTAGGCCACAGCATCCTCTCTGTATAAGTCATGCAGAGGGGAGCAAATTTGATTTGAGCTGATTTTATCTGAGTTGAGTATCTGCTTGAATAGACTCAAAATTCTTAGGAACGGGAGAATACAGGCACCAGGGCAGTGTGACTTCTTCCTTCAAGCTGCCTGAAGCCTCTCAGTATGGTCAACTCTTGGTTGGGGTTTCATGGGCTTTTTTGgctatttaaaaatgtgtgttaTTATATCCGCCCCCATAAGGATGTAGTAGAGGTACACGGAGCTGCTACTCCCACATACCCTCTAAGAGGCAACCACAAAGTTCCAGTGGATTTCTACCCAAATGGTTAGTCAAATTCAGGGTCTTGTGGGTTGTTCCAGTTAGGATGAGAAATTGTTAATAGAGTCAGCTATTTCTTTAATGCAGGcttgtttatttataaagaatgtaCATAGCCCTGCTTCTCTGGACACAGGAGGAACTAAACAACAAGGGTCAGTTTCTTTGCTTAGGGTCCCAAGCCTCTTTAACCAGCACTTGACTCAGAAGCCACCTCTGTAGGCTTCTTTCAGATTCTCACACTGTGCTTGTCTAGGCTCCAGCTGTGTCCTTCTCTGTGTAATGTTTCCTGCTTCTCTTACTTAAACACACACTTATCCCTCTAGTCAGGCAATACCTAGCAAGCCCCTCTGCCCAGTTCATTCAAATTTCTGGGCAGCCTtgcatttctctttattttaataGCAGACATCTGCCTATGATTTGGGTTTGGAGGCTGCTATTATTTCAGTCACTTTCTTACATTCATCCTAAATGAAAGACAGAAGTTATGGCACAAACCCTAACAAGGTTTAACCCAAACAACTTACAACAGATGGATAGGCTGACTAGCAATGCCAGGAGTGCTCCACACCCCAAAGAAGGCATGAATACATTAAATGAGGGAATGGACAGGTCTCTGCCCCTTAGAAAAGTGCCTTAAGGCCAATGATGGAGGAAACACATGATGGAggaagactttttaaaatgtgtatagggttttttttcctaaaCAGCCACTCACCAAATCAGTGATATACTAGATTTGTCAACTTTTTAGAGTATAAAACTGAGATTCCTCCTGGTTGCAGCAACATGTCATCCTATGTGATTTTGCATTATGTTATTGTAAAATAATCACAAGGTTCTTAGCTATCTAAGTATTTAGGTGGCCAGTGTTACCCAAgtctttcctttaaaaaacaacaaaaaataaaacaaaacaaaaccctttgaTGCATCAAGTCTCCAAATAAATTCTGTCTGTGGCTTCACAAGAAAATCAGGAGTCTCCAGACTGAACTGGGAGTGTTTGTTTCTATATGCTGACCTACTAGATTATAAAGGCTCCAGGTAGTGTCTTGCTTATTGTCTTTAGTGTAGGTCATTTCACAAGAGAAGGAGAGGTGATATCACGCATAGACAAATTACTGGTACCTGAAAGGTACTGCCTTCGGGTAGCTTTTCAAACAATAAGAGAAAGGACCTCATTATTTTGCTATACCAAATGGAAATAGGCCTACTTCATTTTTAACATCCCAACACATTTTAGATGCTTTTTGCAATAAACAAATGGCTAGAAAGTCCAGATCCCTCCCTTTCTAACCTCCCTTCTTGCTGTTATATCCTCCTTTCCAAATTTCCCCCTACTCCATGCAAGGCTACTGGCAGGAGCAATATATTACCTTTTATCCTTAATTTTCAGATTTAAAGTTGAAATTTCCCTCACAGGTACTGAGAAAAGACTATATCATTACTTCACCCAAAGATCACAGAAAATAGCAGTCAGAGCAGGATTGACAGAGTCATATAAAAAAGGCATGAGGTTTACTTCAGATTGAATGGGTGCAGGTCACATTTGCAATAAATATGCACAATACtgttagggttttgtttttgtttttcactctCTTTATCTCACTGATTTTAAAGTTAGTACAGTTTGAACTCAGAAACAAACTGGTCCAGTGTCAAAGTATGATAAGAAAACATTTTTCCATGTAGATGATCAAATCTGAGTGGAAATTTTGGAGAAATTACAAAATCCACTATAATATGGATCTTAAAATGCTATTAGAAATAATGATACTACAGTATCTCAATGGAACTAGATGAATAAGTCTGATATGATACAGTTCTTCCATTAAACACTCAAAAGCAGTCTCTGGGAAACCATAAGAAGTAAGCTGAACCTCTGGGTTGATAAACCATTAAGAAAAGTAGTGACACGGGGGCAGATCCTTAGCTAGTTATACTGTCAGAGCTCCAAAGTCTATGGAACTCTAACAGtttacatctgctgaggatctgtccctaggCATGCACAGTGGCTACTTCTTAAACATCATCATGTcagccaaaacaaaatgttttttcccaaAAAACAGATACAGCTCTTGATAAAAATAGAAGTGCCTGccaacaaaattatatattttaaaagtgcatCCACTAGCACTACTCGCTTTCTATGCCTCAAAGGCACATTGCTAAATCTTTTCTTGGGACACATTATTTCCTTCTCACCCTATGTGGTGCATTAGGTGTTAAAGCCATTACTTTGGATCTTCCTTGTACAGCCTCCCCACAGCTTTTGGGGTACCATGTAGCCAGCCTGTGCCCCTTTGAGAGCAGGATTTGAAATTCTACCTGCTGCTTATGTAGGCTATGCAACGGACCTTAAAAGAAGTCAGGGAGTAAGAAGCCTGTCTAAGCAGAATTTAGCTCATTGAAGGAAGGACACTCTAGTGCTTAGGGCACTAGCCCTGGACTTGGTAAATCCAAGCCCAATGTCCTtttctgacacagacttcctatgtgaccttgggtaaatcacttagaCTCTTTGTCACTtagttcccaatctgtaaaacaagattaatagtacttccctacctcatagtggtgttgtgaggataaatatattaaagattgtgaggtgctcaggtaacATAGTAATGGTGAGCCATATATATGGCaaagatatatataaaaaacctaGAAATGCCTCAGTACTTTACATAAGGGTAGTAACTATAGTATTTTCACTGCTGTTAATACTTAGAACACATCAACTTTTGGCAGTGTGAAACAAATGGTACAATACAGTATACTAGGGTCTGATTCTGGAACACTTTCTCACAGTGATGAACACCTACTCACATAAGTAGCTCCATTGGTTTCATTTAGGTGAGGAAGTGCACTACAATCAAGCCCTTAGTTTGTATAGCATTTTTGTAACTGCATTATTCAGCTGTAtacaagttaaaataaaaatgtaaagcaTAGGAAGAGATATTACTATGTACTAGCATAAAGAAGAGAAATTATTTCAGATGAAACGTAAAAATAGACAGTCATGTTAGGCTGTTCCAGTCAACAGGAGCTGCATGAGAAATAACTTTCCCATTAACAGTGTGAAAAGACTGAGAATGGACCAAGGGTGGTCAGTGCTAGATGAACAGAAGGAGCAGGAAGGGAAGTAGAAAGATGCAAGATATATGAGGTATTTCTGTGTTTTCCCAGATGCTTagtaagtggggggagggatagctcagtggtttgtgcattggcctgctaaacccagggttgtatgctcaatccttgagggggccatttagggatctggggcaaaaatttgtctggggtttcagtcctactttgagcagggggttggactatatgacctcctgagggctcttccaactcTCATATTCTATGATGCTTTCCAAATTATACTTTTCTGAAAGTTACACCCCTATCTATCTCTAAATGCAAGGAACACAGGTCATCTTTATACCCTGGCACAAATTGCTCTTACAGCGACATGCAAGCGGTAGAAATAATCTACAGATGATATAACATCcatcttttcatttttcttttaagagTTAAAGCAAGTTCCAGGTAACATACCTCCAGATATTGTTAAACTCGATTTATCTAACAACAAAATCAAACAACTACGAGCCAAGGAGTTTGAAGATGTTAATGAACTGAAGATATTAAACCTTAGCAGTAATGGAATAGTTTACATAGATCCTGGTAAGAACAACTCTATATATTTATACAAATAGTAAACTGTGTGCTTTATTAATTATTAGCATTGGCTATGTCTTTATCATATATATTCTAAATGAGAAAAATCTAGAAGATCAGAAAACTTAACAGCTtggatcaaattctgccctcagatgcatTGATTTTATAGAGCCAAACTGTGCGGACATGCATATTGGGCaaccccatttaagtcaatgtagCAAACATGGATTTTGGGGTACTCTTAAATTCAAGCAGAAAAGAAGCAAAAATGGAATTTTTGGGACTGAAGATTAATCAATACCCAAATGTTATGTAATTAAGTACATCTTTAAACACTACTTGCCAAATCTGACAAAATTTGGCTTAATTTTATACGGCTTCTTTTAAATTATAGGAGTCACTATAATATAGAGACTGAAAAGGTTAATGAAATTTGATATTTTTGAGATACTTTGTTATATTACTAGATCTCAAAATAGCTTTGATTTAGTGCAAAATATTGTAGGCtatttgtgtatatttttatatgATGTGTGTATATTAAACAGTCAGAAACAGGAAGGAGACAGAAGTAAGGAACACAAACAAAGGGTAGGCTGCTTTCTGCTGTAGCATTCTGGAAGCTTAGTAACAGTGAACAATAGTGCCATCAATAAAATAAAGTTTAAGAGGTCAAAAATAATACATTGCTAGACTCCTTAAGCTAAGTCCTGTGCTATATAATGACCACAGAGTGGGTTTATTTAAAGGGTGGGTTTTTCTCTGAAATGTGACTCTATAAAAATGGCATTGTTTAATTCCATGTTTATTGTCTCTCATTGGCTCCCTATCAAATATACTCAGTTAATAAGTagagtttgtttttttataaCTAGCAGCCCAGCAAACTTAACCTGGGTGGGAATTAACTGTGAAATTAGATTCTCTCTTTCTCATTATTATTACCAGTAATAGACAGGCCAAATCAGGCATTTACTGATATCTCCGCAACTCTGTTGTCTTGCCTTGCCTACCTACAAAGGTTGTACAGCTTtctccgagctctggtcaagtgaaaaaagtGGTACAACTCCCCCTAGTgtggacatagttatacc
This genomic window contains:
- the LRRC17 gene encoding leucine-rich repeat-containing protein 17, whose protein sequence is MKVVTIIILLFFCKAAYFRKTRNGSLRNKANNGRTNSLRKASSTVKRYAPGLPCDVYTYLHEKYLDCQERKLTFVSPDWPEDLRHMLLARNRIRKLKNNMFSKYKTLKSLDLQQNDISKIGSEAFFGLNKLTTLLLQHNQIKILSEEVFIYMPLLNYLRLYDNPWHCTCEMETLITMLQVPTNRNLGNYAKCVHPIELKDQKLKQIKAERLCTEEERLDTKNIAAAKPKVVKPEFDSSLCHIYVFPMQTLDCKRKELKQVPGNIPPDIVKLDLSNNKIKQLRAKEFEDVNELKILNLSSNGIVYIDPAAFSGLINLEELDLSNNTLQNFEYGVLEDLYFLKILWLRENPWRCDYNIHYLFYWLEHHYSVHYTGLECETPEEYKGWYVGKYVRSYYEECPKDKLPVYPETFEQDKEDEEWERHKEQSVQTVKKHGVIVTVID